The DNA region aaatgtttaaaacgttaaatcttttaaaaagtaattttgtatgggCTCTAAATGATTCTCCCGCGCAAATCCGAAGTGCacgtttttgtagtttaaaaaggCGGTCAATTTGAGTTTTCTCTAGACTTGTCCAGGGGCATAACATATTAAATTTATCTAGAGTAATTGCCCAACATAAATTGGCATAAGAAAGGTAAGGCAAAACTAAAGTATTATAAAGGGTTAATAAGGTTTTTTGAGGgaagatatgttttaatttgttcaatattccaACATTTCTAGAAACTAGattactgattttatttatatgtagttTCCAAGTCAGAGAGGCATCTATGGTTACTCctaaaaattgtgtttcattaactcgtttgatcattttattatcaatgtatatttgttcatttaaagaatttgaaattttacgtttagaaaatattatatatttgatttgatttgatttatttcggcatcagtacataaaatatcacagacatacaattaaaattgacaaatataaaaataccaaaataaaacaaggatgccaaggataactcataaaagtcctctacggacttgtttccaatgaggtccttaTAGTTCGTTTTGAATGTATTAAGagttaatttattgtgtttgagccaatttgaaactttaagtaactcatcattgacaattttaaacaaggtatttaatttaggatgaaagaaaaaaatatttgtgtcgtcagcaaataagataaaatttagtaatttaGAGCTGTTTGGTATATCGTTAACAAAAATCAGGAATAAGAGTGGTCCAAGAATCGATCCTTGGGGAACACCACAGGTTAAACGGGAATAGGAagagttaaaattatttaaggaAGTAAACTGAACACGATTGGAAAGGTagcttttaattagttttaaaggaAGGCCTCTGATACCGTAATTTGaaagtttatgaattaaaatatcgtGGTTAATAGTATCGAAGGCCTtagataaatcaaggaaaatgccaacagaaaactcatttttactcagggcaattgtaattttgtcaaaaatatcTAATAAAGCAAGATTGTTTTATACTGAATACTTTTTCCTGAAACCATATTggcctttaaataaaatgttatgtttagttaaaaaggaagaaattcgattatgcattattttttcaattaattttgagaAACAAGGAAGTAGGGAGATTGGTCTGTAGTTATTGAAATGATGAGGATCTTCTTTCTTGTAGATAGGGATGACTTTAGCTATTTTAAAAGATTGTAAAATAATTGTACCATTTCTGCTTCTAGAACTTTTTAGTACCACATTTAAAACATTGATATCGCATCTACAAACGGTTTCTTACCATATTTTCTCCACTAGATACATCCTGTTCAGTTTTTGtttcatcattttcttttttcagTTTATCTATGACCTTTGCAGCATCTTTAAGTTTGATTTGTAGAACTTCTATGAATGCCTTTGAACTCAATACTAGATTTAGTTaggaaataaatcaaatttttgACTTCAATACAACAAAATCAGTACTGTGTATTTATAGTTAATTAAACGTCACATATTCTATTTATAACATGAAATTAGGAACCAAATTTCTTGAGTAACGAGATGTTGTGATATAGCCATGAAGCTATAGTATTAAGTACATACTTACATTCCAAATTTGGATTATCTTGATCCTTCAATTGACTGTCTATATCTCGGATTCTCTGATTTGCAATTCGTAATTTGCGCCGCAGATGGCAATTCTCATTGCGGAGAGGTTGAAGAGCGAGCTCAGTCTCTGTGGATGTTGAAGGTGTCACGTTTGTAGAATAAGGAATTGTGTTTAATGTTTGATCCATTTCACTCAACAATCGCTGGGTTTCAACATCACCTAACAGAAAGATAAGATTTAACTTTCAATGCCACATTAGAATACACAGACTTATATAGTATATTGCTATTAATTATAGATTTGATGCAAACTAAAGGGTCTTCACACCTGTTCCAGCAAATCAAACATCAATTTTCACGACGCTTCACATGGCTATGCgacaatcgatatgcgcgtggccgtgtgaaaatgaaacattgtcGTTTAAACGCTGGCGGACCCATGCCGCAACAGGTGTGAAAAACCCTTGAGTGTAGATTGTGGCACTGGTTTGACCCCATCCCTACTTATATAGTTAAGTACCAAACCCagtattaacaaaaatatagaaaccTTACCATTATCTTGCAGTAATGCATGAAGTTCATTCAAAAGGTATTTAGCTGTTCTTATTTGATTTCCACAATGCTTTGCCGCAGTTGGAGGAGGAACGCTACACCCCCTACTAGACAAGTGTTGATCCCCATCATTTGTAGGCGTCAAATTCCCTTCATCATCTGTACCATTTTCTTCTACAGTATCGTCATCTTGTTTATAGTTTGACCTAATTGACTGTTGACTGTTTGGTTTGATCAAATCTTTGTTTTGGTTGTTAGACTGCTTCTTAGATTCTGTTACTGATGGTTTTAAAACAGTGCATGGGATGACCTTCTTTTTCTGCTTTAGCTTAGGATGCTTTTGTTGCTGTTTTCCTTGATGCTTGTTTGATACTTGCTGCTTTGCTTTAAGTCTGTTTTGTTTCTTTCCTTCTTGATTCTCATCAACCTCTTGTATATTACTCTGTGTTCCATGTACTTTATGCATCTTTTCTTGGGTTAAATTTTCATGCTTAGGTTTCTTAGTAGGAGTGGAAGTCACAAGACGCCGGTGAAATGCAGTAACATCCTTCGAACCAACTTTATCTATTGATTTTTTCTCTTGTTTACTAATAATGCTTTTGTTTTTAGTGATGCCAGGTTGTTGACTGATCACATTGTTAGAATTGTATTTGCACTGAGAAAGAGATATTTcccctaaaaataaaatataatacagtatacatatatatcaaataaatacatCTTAATGAATGGtactattttgtttttaatgtttaaaatactgTGCAATCATTTCATCTAAGTCTGATGTAAAACTAGACTTTGACCGATATAAAAGTGGACATTGACGAATCTAAAACTCCACTTTGACCAATGTTACCTTCAAGAATGTTAGCAAGAAGAGCAGCACATCGGTCAAGTCCTTTGGTTGTCATGGAAACTTGATCCTCAGAGTCTGTTGAATATAGTGAATACCCTGGAGTAGTTTCTTGAACATCTCTTAATAAAGATGAGATATGAGagtagttattattaatattatttgttaatgttatacagtattgaAATAGTGTAAGCATAAACATATATTGGATACTTTTCTAATTTGTTGTCAAAAGTACTTACCTTCTGTTTTTAGGAATTTTTTTAACAGCTAATCCTCTTGAGATCAGAGATTCTTTACTTgactatattaatataaaataggccCTAGTAAATATTTTATGAGAAATGCATATGAAATGtatcatgtaggcctaatacatgtattatttaaaaatggaaTGATTAAATTCACCTTTGAGCCAGATGATTTCCTTGATGTTTTCTTCATCTTGCTAACTGTACTTTGATGGTATTGACTTCAACCAGATAAACAAGACGCCATCATCATAGAATACATTGAGTACATTCTCTAGGctacagtactactagcctactagcctACTTACTACTTGCTTGAAAGTGTCTTTTCTGTCTTCttcatttattcattctgtttataaaaaaaaat from Antedon mediterranea chromosome 2, ecAntMedi1.1, whole genome shotgun sequence includes:
- the LOC140039975 gene encoding uncharacterized protein; its protein translation is MKKTSRKSSGSKSSKESLISRGLAVKKIPKNRRDVQETTPGYSLYSTDSEDQVSMTTKGLDRCAALLANILEGEISLSQCKYNSNNVISQQPGITKNKSIISKQEKKSIDKVGSKDVTAFHRRLVTSTPTKKPKHENLTQEKMHKVHGTQSNIQEVDENQEGKKQNRLKAKQQVSNKHQGKQQQKHPKLKQKKKVIPCTVLKPSVTESKKQSNNQNKDLIKPNSQQSIRSNYKQDDDTVEENGTDDEGNLTPTNDGDQHLSSRGCSVPPPTAAKHCGNQIRTAKYLLNELHALLQDNGDVETQRLLSEMDQTLNTIPYSTNVTPSTSTETELALQPLRNENCHLRRKLRIANQRIRDIDSQLKDQDNPNLELLSSKAFIEVLQIKLKDAAKVIDKLKKENDETKTEQDVSSGENMAKTDALQKECDTLHKQLSQNKLDLKSTQLQLEAKKKECNIKDLCINQRDGEIKRMKEINENLQYTISSLLRDLKERPVKHPVPKMSEVTSAADRFKKPLPKFRTFDSNPKEKLGTRNSLANQTQGESVSDDIREMPNFKIPHMTSLESTAPLNLKVSPPHDVKDWILESSYDSQDEILHRDKLLHGDLDYNGMHAEEDKDEYEEQHISCISHVGYELPMDTTLDHLAHKRQDHQHKRPAHVSLLDHLAHKRQDHQHKRPAHVSLLDHLAHKRQDHQHKRPAHVSLLDHLAHKRQDHQHKRPAHVSFTDSHLDRLLVSSTSPINTFKLTDLSNITESTLSSVTSQDEYIFQEGLNKLDKDIETLQNNLIHMGVSLKYNTLPIAKTF